GAATGGCTCCCTAATCCCCCTACTACGAGCGAACGACGCGAACGCACCTGTCTGTTGAGCGTGGTGGGGTTGTGCTTGGCCCAGAAGACGTCGAGGAGGACCTCGTAGGGGCAGGCCTTGGGGTCGTAGTGCACGCGCACCACCTCGGCgtgccccgtgccgccgccgcagacgtCGCGGTAGGTCGGCTCGTGGCGGTGGCCCTGCGAGTAGCCCACCTCCGTGCGCGCCACGCCCGGGAGACGCTGGTACGTCAGCTCCACGCTCCAGAAGCACCCCGCCGCGAACTGCGCCAGCTCAAggccctcgccggccgccgcgtcggcgtccGGCCCCAGGGCAGGGTTCGCCGCGCCGGGGTTGGAGTCGGACATGGCGATGGGCGGGGGAgtcgcgggcggcggtggccgatCTGGCGATCTTGGTTAGGGATTGAGGTGGTGGACTTTTCCCAAGCCTAATTCACCGGAGGGGATTTTAAAGTCTACCAAAATGATATGCTAGCTCCCACTGAATGGTTGAAATTCGAGACGTGCATAGCCTACGTCCACATATCAGTTCTTCCGACTGTAAACCACGGACAATCCCTGCCGTTAATTTTACGGATTAGGTATGGGCCAAAATAATACTGCGTGAATCACATTGATCTGAAAGAATTTTAGTTAAGATCTATACAAAACTATTGCAGTCAACTTTACGAATAAAATTTGATCATCCAGCTTGTGAACTTTTGAAACTCAGTACACAAGGTCTCACGCGCTGATCGGTTGATTTGAGAGGTAGGAATGAAGCAATCAAAAATAACTTGGGAGTAAAACTTCTAAATTTATATCATTTGTGACTTTtacaacaaaattaaaaaaaaaagcatattatCCGTGGAGCTACCAATCTCCTCGTTGAGAAAAGTAAACAgatatgagtaaatttcacaaaattacaCGTTCTGTGGTCCAAGTTACAGAAAACCACACACTTTGACACTTGACGCTTAAGTACATATGTTTTGTTAGTGTAGTTTCATAAAATCATactatcaatgaatggattcacccgtgATATGACGTGGTTGTTCCACTTAGGACAAGAACGTGGCATCCTATTACAAGCCATCGCACAAAATCaataggatgccacgtcctcATCATAGGTGGAACAACCACGTCATCTCAcaggtgaatccattcattgatagtgtggttttgtcaaattacactaccaaaatatatgtacttgaGTGCCAATTGTTAAAATGTTTGTGCTTTTCTGCAACTTGTATCatatgtgaaatttactctacaaATATTGATTAACTAGATCTGACCAAAGCTCACACCACGAGCACACAATTGAGAAAATTGAAAACAAAGAAGTTTTTCTTAGCTAACAATAAGAAACACTACGTTGAGTTGTCAGCTGCCCAATCTCTAGAGAAAAATCAGATATTCAAGAATAACAACTCCTCGATGATGTTTGTGCCCACAACATAACTTCCTGAAGGTGATGACACGACGCTCTTCTTACATTTGTGCTAAGCGGTGGAATCTTCCGAATGAAAACCTTGTAGTCTATATGTCTCGAATAGCAATTGTGATATTCAAGATGTCATAATCTTCTTGAAGCCGTTGCATTGGAAATTCTTTGATGGTGGTGGCATTGCGCCCGTCGGATCGAGTTTGATGGTAATTGTGGTGGTAGGATTTGAGTGAACTAGTtgataccccgcgcgttgctgcgggcaTATCATAAAACTTGCAGTGAGTATTATTTGTTAGCGTTACAGGATAGATCAAGCAATTCTTAGCCTAGAACCATTAACCTGAGGATTGGATTTCATAAGTTGAGAAGAacgtatgcatatatataagtaAATTATCTTCATTAGATTGCAGCAAATTGTAGTGAGGTAATAGTAATGTATGGTAGAAATAACTAACACGCAATGTCAGAAGCACTAAATCTCATTATTTTTGAAGTCTTGTTCTGTGAGGAAGACATCTATGTGAGGAATTTTATTCTTCATGTAGGAAACAGTGTGAGTTTGAGTTGACTTGAAATAGGATAGGTCGTCAGCGGCTGATTTCCCTTGGATAGAAACATAAACAGTTGACGATTTGGATGCAGTAACGACGGAAATTGCTTGCAGGTAGGTGGTGTGACTAGATTGTGGGTTACAGTTCCTAAAGAAGAATAACAACATTTGAATATGTACAAATATGTAGAGAATGGAAAGACTACTGTAAGCATGTGAAACAAGAAACTTAAGTATGGCAAATATGTAGATGTAGGAAGTAACACTTCTATTCATATCATAGGGGAGAGATTACCTTTTTTCTCCTTGTTCATCCATTTGTGCTGATGATGGAATTATTGTGTGTAGAAGAATTTTTAGGAAGAACAAAGGTATTGTGGTACAGGCTTGTGCTCTGGGGGGTGATTCTTATAGTACTTTAGTGGTGTTGGAGGTGGGATTGCACAGATCAGAGGGATATTTTCTTTGAATTTTATTTGATTTAGGATCATGTATGATTAAGAATTATATCTCGAGCTATTATTTTGGTGGATAACATATTGATTAGCAATAaatgttttatttgaaatctgTTTGATTTGGCAAAGTGTATCAAAAATAATGGCAGTTAAACAATTTTATTTATGTAGTTGTACTTTGCAAATTCAATCATGAGAGACAATGgcaatatattttgaaattgttGGAAGACTGCAAATATaggatgcatgcatgaattATAATTGCAGCAGGGAATGTTAATGATAGGATTAGAAAAGGAGGGGCACAGACAATATGAACAACATATGATGAGGTAAGAAAAACACATACCGATACATGTTATTTGCTCTTAGTCAAATTCTTTGCTTGGAAGCTTATCCGATGGTGCGACAATTTTATCCGCTGCTATAAAAATCCTCAGATTTTCCCCCGAGTAATGGAACTGATATCCAGAATCTACTAAATAGATAAACACCAATTCATGAAAAACTTTCGCCTTGGTCCTGGGGAGAGTAAATTTGCAGCCTATGGTCAATAAGTAAAATAGAAGCAATTGACATACATGCACAAAACTGAAATATGATTGCTGAACTAAAAACTAAAATAACCTTTCATAGTTCAATTCCAGCCATCTGGTGGGTGCAGTCGAAGGATATGGCTGCTTGGTTGGATGGGCTGGGAGAACGGTGAAAGGGAACTATGGTTTATTATGGTGGAGAAGGGATCTTAAGAGGCTCATGAAAGTAATAAATTGAATTTACCATGCATTTTGCTAGCCACCTGGTGGCCTAATTGATTGTGGCCGTTTTTCATGCAATTGCTCAAATTTAAGAGAGGGAAAAGTAAAGGGGAATAGACAGCAGCAACCAAGGGTTCAACAATTTTGTTGCCTGAAATGCTGATCTGAACCGATGAATCCATGGTGGCGAACCCGTGGCCCTCCTGAGACGTGCAGGGCGCATGCCAATAGTACACCGCCCTCCCGAACTGGCAGATGGGCCCATCTGCTGCTAGCACAGTGAGAGGAAGTGCGGAGCCAGCCTGCGGAAGACGGCCACGCACAAGCTGCGCCGCCGTTCTCCTTAGCCACTTGGATGGCCACACCGCGGAACCCTAGCTGATAGATGAGACATAGAAGGAGACGCAAGCGAGAAGGGGTGCGGCGCCCCAGACCATGTGTGGTGGCCGCCGGCACCGAGCGACAACaggagcggcgccgccatccCGAGCCACCGGCTACCGCGACATGATGTTTctagcgatttttttttcttttctttggatGAGCGTTGTTGTGTGGGAGGAGTGGATAGGGTTGGCATAGCTGGGCCTATGGGAAAAAGGTGTAACGTAACAGAGGCCCATGAGTAGCATGGGCTGGCCCAATACTGTTCAATGTCGATCTAACGTCCATCTGGAGACCTACAGACAATCCAACGGCTCGGGAAAAAAAGATGATGTGGCGCAATATGGTGTAAGCTTTATAGCAATAACTCCTCTAGTGGGTACTAActatatagaaagaagggatgaCTGATCTACAACTTGCTTTGTCGACACCAGTTCGTCGACATTGATGTGAGCGAAATTCGATTTACAAAGGATCGACCACATGTTTTGGACATCCTGCTTTTGTGTTTTGAGGAAAGCAAAGATTATGTACAACGTGTAAGCCATTGGTAGAAACAATGGTTCTACATATCTCTAAGAACAACTATAGAGGGATATTTATGTCTTTAAGTGGTATTAATTTCTTAgtttttgttgtttttaatTAAGTTATAATTTGGTAATTTCACAGTTGGTTGTAGCTTCTCTGGAATAAGGACcgaa
This window of the Oryza sativa Japonica Group chromosome 4, ASM3414082v1 genome carries:
- the LOC4336192 gene encoding peptide-methionine (S)-S-oxide reductase A2-1, whose amino-acid sequence is MSDSNPGAANPALGPDADAAAGEGLELAQFAAGCFWSVELTYQRLPGVARTEVGYSQGHRHEPTYRDVCGGGTGHAEVVRVHYDPKACPYEVLLDVFWAKHNPTTLNRQGNDVGTQYRSGIYYYTAEQEKAARDSLAEKQKEWKERIVTEILPATRFYPAEEYHQRYLEKGGQSAKKSCNDPIRCYG